Proteins encoded by one window of Rhodamnia argentea isolate NSW1041297 chromosome 6, ASM2092103v1, whole genome shotgun sequence:
- the LOC115753256 gene encoding delta(12)-acyl-lipid-desaturase — protein sequence MGAGGRMSVPSKIDEGGHKKAEPIPRVPHAKPPFTLGEIKKAVPPHCFKRSLARSFSYVVSDLALVFVFYRIATSYFHLLPSPLAYLAWPVYWACQGCVLTGVWVIAHECGHHAFSDYQWVDDTVGLILHSALLVPYFSWKYSHRRHHSNTGSLERDEVFVPKPKAAMPWFSKYLNNPPGRFVTLVVTLTLGWPLYLAFNVSGRPYDRFACHYDPFGPIYSDRERLQIYISDAGIMAVTYVLYRVVAAKGLAWLVCMYGVPLLVVNAFLVMITYLQHTHPALPHYDSSEWDWLRGALATVDRDYGVLNKVFHNITDTHVAHHLFSTMPHYHAMEATKAIKPILGEYYQFDGMPVHKAIWREARECLYVEPDEGSESKGIFWYKNKF from the coding sequence ATGGGGGCTGGAGGGAGAATGTCCGTGCCGAGCAAGATCGATGAAGGAGGCCACAAGAAGGCCGAGCCCATTCCAAGAGTGCCTCACGCGAAGCCTCCGTTCACCCTTGGCGAGATCAAGAAGGCGGTCCCGCCTCACTGCTTCAAGCGCTCCCTCGCCCGCTCCTTCTCCTACGTCGTCTCCGACCTCGCGCTGGTCTTTGTCTTCTACCGCATCGCCACCTCCTATTTCCACCTCCTCCCATCCCCGCTCGCCTATCTTGCCTGGCCGGTCTACTGGGCCTGCCAGGGCTGCGTCCTCACTGGCGTCTGGGTCATAGCCCACGAGTGCGGCCACCATGCCTTCAGTGACTACCAATGGGTGGATGACACCGTCGGCCTCATCCTCCACTCGGCACTGTTGGTCCCCTACTTCTCGTGGAAGTAcagccaccgccgccaccaTTCCAACACGGGCTCGCTCGAGCGCGACGAGGTCTTCGTCCCCAAACCCAAGGCTGCGATGCCGTGGTTTTCAAAGTACCTAAACAATCCGCCGGGCCGGTTCGTCACCCTTGTAGTCACGCTCACTCTCGGCTGGCCCTTGTACTTGGCTTTTAACGTATCGGGCCGGCCCTATGATCGTTTTGCATGCCACTACGACCCATTTGGCCCCATCTACTCGGACCGGGAGAGGCTCCAGATATACATCTCCGATGCGGGGATCATGGCGGTGACTTATGTGCTCTACCGCGTTGTGGCAGCAAAGGGCCTGGCTTGGCTCGTCTGCATGTACGGCGTCCCGTTGCTCGTGGTCAACGCGTTCCTCGTGATGATCACGTACCTGCAGCACACCCACCCGGCGTTGCCGCACTACGACTCATCGGAGTGGGATTGGTTGAGGGGGGCTTTGGCGACGGTGGACAGGGACTATGGGGTGCTCAACAAGGTGTTCCACAACATCACCGACACACATGTGGCCCACCATCTGTTCTCCACGATGCCTCACTATCATGCGATGGAGGCGACAAAGGCGATCAAGCCGATCCTGGGGGAGTATTACCAGTTCGACGGCATGCCGGTCCACAAGGCGATATGGCGGGAGGCGAGGGAGTGTCTCTACGTGGAGCCGGATGAAGGTAGCGAGAGCAAGGGCATCTTCTGGTACAAGAACAAGTTCTGA
- the LOC115753237 gene encoding uncharacterized protein LOC115753237, with translation MENSTRELMVGDLLPNMPDPNQRAFEFSNHIQTTYSQNCFILPQHSLYNPVAFESSLSPDVEPNALILANNQVHASYLISGSSRVFGPSFSMVGTSGLISLLGDKTSLRSCFEPSNAFIYRINRHRYGVVNGQTPFLDNGGPHHALVIERVCVGILPSSFRAPEFIPMRPQQIPKDAEVATQVHRFRGSAGFMSNNPWLWNSQEDLLRRGGSAPQPNFPKCNSSFPSSYALGGHMSGHARKKKLEALLNATESCEPGAGGSSLEATTGQGFENASVVKVEPA, from the coding sequence ATGGAGAATAGTACTAGAGAACTGATGGTTGGGGATCTGCTTCCCAATATGCCCGACCCGAATCAGAGAGCCTTCGAGTTCTCAAATCACATCCAGACCACTTACAGCCAAAACTGCTTCATTTTGCCGCAGCACTCGCTTTATAATCCTGTTGCTTTTGAATCTTCCTTGTCACCTGATGTTGAACCTAATGCTCTTATTCTGGCAAACAATCAAGTCCATGCCTCTTACTTGATCTCTGGTTCTTCTAGAGTATTTGGGCCATCTTTCTCCATGGTTGGCACATCTGGTCTTATTAGCCTATTAGGAGACAAGACTAGCCTGCGATCTTGTTTTGAACCTTCTAATGCTTTCATTTATCGGATCAATCGTCACCGCTATGGTGTCGTAAATGGTCAAACTCCATTTTTGGACAACGGTGGTCCTCACCATGCTTTGGTAATCGAGCGAGTTTGTGTTGGGATCTTGCCATCTTCGTTCCGTGCTCCCGAATTCATCCCCATGAGGCCTCAGCAGATTCCAAAAGATGCCGAAGTTGCCACTCAGGTTCACAGATTCCGTGGTAGTGCCGGGTTTATGTCAAACAATCCCTGGCTGTGGAACTCACAAGAGGATTTGCTAAGGAGGGGAGGGAGCGCGCCACAACCTAATTTCCCTAAGTGTAACAGTTCTTTTCCTAGTAGTTATGCCTTGGGAGGACACATGAGCGGCcatgcaaggaaaaaaaaacttgaggCACTCCTCAATGCCACCGAGAGCTGTGAGCCAGGTGCTGGTGGGTCATCTCTTGAAGCTACTACAGGCCAGGGGTTTGAAAATGCTTCTGTTGTCAAAGTGGAACCCGCTTGA